Below is a window of Halobaculum lipolyticum DNA.
CCACACCGACACCGAGAGCGTCTCCTACGAGGTGCTGGACCGCTGTTACCGGATCTACCGCGCCGTCGCCGAGGGGGCGAGCGGGTTCGCGTAACGGACGTTTGAAGGGCGCCCGGCGGCAATTCCTGCCCGATGGCTACCGACGCGACCGGCGAGTCCACCGAGACCGCCGACGCTTACGCGGCACTCGTGGAGCGATTCGAACGGATCAACGGCGTGCAGGGCGCGGCGGGCGTCCTCGGCTGGGACCAGCAGGTGATGATGCCCGAGGGCGGCACCCCCGCCCGCTCGAAGCAGCTGTCGGTCCTCTCCTCGCTGAGCCACGAGCTGCTCACGGACGACGAGACCGCCGACCTGCTCGACGCCTGTGAGGACCTCGATCTCGACGACGAGCAGGAAGCACAACTCCGGGAGATGCGCCGCGAGTTCGAGCGCGCGAACGCGGTTCCCACGGAACTGGTCGAGGAGATCTCCGAGACCTCCACCGAGGCGCTGGGCGCGTGGGAGCAGGCGCGCGCCGAAGACGACTTCGAGCAGTTCGCGCCGTACCTGGAGAAGCTGGTCGACCTGAAGCGGCAGTACGCCGAGCACATCGACCCCGACCGCGACGCCTACGAGGTGCTGTTCGAGGACTACGAGCCGTGCCTCCCGCTGGAGCAGGCCGAGGAGATCCTGGAGACGCTCAAGGAGACGCTCGTGCCGATGATCGACGAGATCCGCGCGAGCGACGCCGACGTGACGACCGACGCGTTCGCCGGCGAGTTCCCCGAGGACGGCCAGGAGGAACTGTCCCGGGACGTGCTCACGACGCTCGGCTACGACTGGGACCGCGGCCGCCTCGACCCCTCGACGCACCCGTTCACCTCCGGCAACGTGTACGACTGCCGGGTGACGACCCGCTACGACGAGACCGACCCGCTGGGCGGGCTGATGGCGACGGTCCACGAGTTCGGCCACGCGTTCTACAACCTCGGCTTGCCCGAGGAGCACTTCGGCACGCCGCTGGGCGAGTCGCGCGACCTGTCGGTCCACGAGAGCCAGTCGCGCCTGTGGGAGAACCACGTCGGTCGGTCGCCGGCGTTCTGGGAGCTCGTCACGCCGAAGTTCGACGAGTACTTCGACACCGACGCGACGGCGCGGGAGGCGTTCGAGTCCGCCAACCAGGTGTACGAGGACAACCTCGTCCGCGTCGAGGCGGACGAGCTGACCTACCACCTCCACATCGTCATCCGCTTCGAGATCGAGAAGGCCCTGATCGCGGGCGACCTGGCCGTCGAGGACGTCCCCGAGGTGTGGAACGACAAGTACGAGCAGTACCTCGGCATCCGCCCCGACACCGACGCCGAGGGGTGCCTGCAGGACATCCACTGGAGCCACGGCAACTTCGGCTACTTCCCGACGTACTCGCTCGGCTCCGTGATGGCGAGTCAGCTGTTCAACGCCGCCGAGGACGACATCGGGAACGTCTACGGCGACGTCCGCGAGGGCGACTTCGCGGCCCTCCAGGAGTGGCTCCGCGACAACGTCCACCGCCACGGCGCCCGCTACGAGACGAACGAACTCGTCCGGGAGGCGACCGGCGAGGACTTCACCGCCGACTACTTCGTCGACTACGTGCGCTCGAAGTACGGCGACCTGTACGACCTCGAGGACTCGGTGTAAGCCGGCGCGGAACCGACCGAGGCCGGACTGACTGGCGTCGGACCGACGGCGTCGACACGCGAACCGCCACGCACGCACACGACCGCTTCCCACACCACGATCGACCACCGAACCATGCGCCGCTTCACCGCCGACTACCTCGAACGGACGCGCCGCGGAATGTGGGAGTCGCGCGAGGCGCTCGCGCCGTTGGAACTGGCCGACAGAACCCGTGTCCTCGACGTCGGCTGCGGGACGGGCGAACTCACGCGCGTGCTCGCCGAGGAGGCGCCCGCCGCCGAGGTCGTCGGCGTCGACGCCGACCGGGACCTGTTGGCGGCCGCCCGCGAGGCGACCGGAGCCGACGCGGGCGGCGACCGAACCGCGTACGTCGCCGGCGACGCGACCCGGCTCCCGTTCCCGGACGACGCTTTCGACCTCGTCGCCTGTCAGGCGCTGTTGATCAACCTCCCCGACCCCGCGGCGGCGGTCCGGGAGTTCGCCCGGGTCTCGGCGGACTCGGTCGCCGCCGTCGAACCCGACAACGCCGACGTGACGGTCCGGTCGACCGTCGACGCCGAGGCCGCCCTCGAAGCCGAGGTCCGCGAGGCGTACATCGCGGGCGTCGCGACCGACGTGGCGATGGGCGACCGCGTGGGCGACCTGTTCGCCGACGCGGGCTTGGCCGGCGTCGAGTCGCGCCGCTACCGCCACGAGAAACGGGTCGACCCGCCCTACTCGGGGGCGGATCTGGAGGACATCGCCCGCAAGGCCAGCGGCGCCGGCATCGCCGACCACGAGACCGAACTCCGCAGGGAACTCGGGGCGGCCGGCTACGACGACCTCAGACGCGAGTGGCGGGCGATGGGGCGATCGGCCGCCGAGCAGGCGCAGACGGGCGAGTACGAGCGCGTCGAGA
It encodes the following:
- a CDS encoding class I SAM-dependent methyltransferase, coding for MRRFTADYLERTRRGMWESREALAPLELADRTRVLDVGCGTGELTRVLAEEAPAAEVVGVDADRDLLAAAREATGADAGGDRTAYVAGDATRLPFPDDAFDLVACQALLINLPDPAAAVREFARVSADSVAAVEPDNADVTVRSTVDAEAALEAEVREAYIAGVATDVAMGDRVGDLFADAGLAGVESRRYRHEKRVDPPYSGADLEDIARKASGAGIADHETELRRELGAAGYDDLRREWRAMGRSAAEQAQTGEYERVETVPFDVTVGRV
- a CDS encoding carboxypeptidase M32, producing MATDATGESTETADAYAALVERFERINGVQGAAGVLGWDQQVMMPEGGTPARSKQLSVLSSLSHELLTDDETADLLDACEDLDLDDEQEAQLREMRREFERANAVPTELVEEISETSTEALGAWEQARAEDDFEQFAPYLEKLVDLKRQYAEHIDPDRDAYEVLFEDYEPCLPLEQAEEILETLKETLVPMIDEIRASDADVTTDAFAGEFPEDGQEELSRDVLTTLGYDWDRGRLDPSTHPFTSGNVYDCRVTTRYDETDPLGGLMATVHEFGHAFYNLGLPEEHFGTPLGESRDLSVHESQSRLWENHVGRSPAFWELVTPKFDEYFDTDATAREAFESANQVYEDNLVRVEADELTYHLHIVIRFEIEKALIAGDLAVEDVPEVWNDKYEQYLGIRPDTDAEGCLQDIHWSHGNFGYFPTYSLGSVMASQLFNAAEDDIGNVYGDVREGDFAALQEWLRDNVHRHGARYETNELVREATGEDFTADYFVDYVRSKYGDLYDLEDSV